AGTAGACATACTATTTTCAAAGTCTAGCTTATgagttaaaatataaagaatttagTTCCCAATAACCATAGATTTGAATAGAATagcaaaatcaataaaaactaaattttttgaataacaaaggatttgaatagaatttaaaagtcttaaaaccaataacaatggattttgGAAAGACTTTTAAAATCCATAAACCAATAACCAtggattcttaaaattttataattctttaaaaattcttaaaccaataaCCCTCCCTAATAGTTGATTAGCTAGCGagattgattttttaaattaatgttgCTTTTATTAGTTAAAGCTCAAATTAggaattatattaattaaacagaaaaagaaatagaatCTTAAAAAGTAGATTAATTAATAACTCTAGTGGCATGCCATTGTAAATAAGTTGGAAAACTTAgggatattttatatttgtactcctcttttaatagagtagatggtatggaaaaataaaatgtatattcttgatcaaaataatatttttggccataaaacaatttttttaattttttttgtaaattacataatttgtttactaatgagctgatctcattttttataaatatttaaggtcaaaaaatcacttatcgcataagaaGTTAACGTTTAGGCCGAGGAATCTCAAGCcaactatttggttacaatgaaactatgaaaatattggCAAAGTGGATCGCATGGCAGTTTTTATTTTGGGCTTTGGGTCCGCTTAGTTTTTATTTTGGGCTTTGGGTCCGCTTAGTTTTTATTTGGAGTTTGGGTCGCGTCGCTTTTTGACCCTATACAAGTCATCCAGCAAAGACATATCACACCCTCCTCTGCCTGATAAATTGTGAGTTTGCCACTGCAGCCTTCTCACGTGAGAGAGACTGTTGCGATTCCCAAGACAGACGGCCCAGTAACTTCTCACCCGCAAACCACCGCAGTAATTAAACAGCTTTCTTCTCctctccctttctctctctctctttctctctctccatcaAATTATTCTGCTAAACCTAAAAGTTGAAAAGTCTTGACTCCTTCCGAGCTCTCGTGACGACTTTAGCACCTTTGAGCTCCGATTCACTGCAGCAGCTCAACATCGACTTTAATTTAGATTTCTATGGTTTCCCAGACAAACGCCGCAGGGACTTCCGGTCGTCGCCGTCGAAGATCCACACCCACACCCCGCAAACAGGCCCGACCTCGGAAGGCCAGTCGATACCCAGATATTGTGTAAGGTTTTATCTATTTCTCCTTTTTAGAACTCGACTCTGTCCTCTCCTCAATCTGTGCATGTCACCACCAGAATGCAGCTGCTCTTTCAGGGTCTCATTAGTTTTAGATCCCTATAAACAAACTTTTACAGTATGTGACCATATTTAAATGAGCAATCATCTCCTTTTGTAGTTTCCGACTCAGATGAAGATAAAACGGCCTCCTCCATGGACTCCACGGCACCGAAATCTCCGCCGGTAGAAGCCGTAGATGACGATTCATCTACACAATTGCCTACAAGACTGTTTGCTCCGGGCTTTTTCCCAACTGGTTTGCGGCTGAACATATACTCCAAGGCCAATGTCATTGGTGCTGTTGCGTCTGCTCTAGCAGGTTCAGCGGACATGGACGTTTTACTCCGCCCTCAGTTTGGCAGATTGTTTCACCTACCTGTTGCTCGTTGCCAGAACTCAACTAAGCTGATTGGAAGCCTCCTCTGCCGCCAGCTTATTACGACACAAAAATATGGCACATTCGATGTTGAAGATTCAGACTCTGAGGAGACTGCAAGTAGTATTATGTGGCAAAAACTTTTTAATACAACGGTGGGTGATATAACCGTCGCTCAGGTTCCTGAGATGCTACGCAATCCATTTCTTGCGAGTTGGAAACGACTTCGTTTGGCTTTGATAGCGTTGGTTGACGGGGTTCTTTGGTGTACTAACAAAACCCTGAAGCTCACCCCCAAGTATGTCAAAATGCTCACTGACGTACCATCCTTCTTGAACTATCCATGGGGTCGACTATCGTTTGTGTACACCCTATCTTGTTTTTTGCCTCCCCCTGTCAGTAAAGACATCCCTGACCCCCAGCACGAACTGCGGATCCGGTTATCTCAACAGACAACCGCGTGCTATGGCTTTCCCCTAGCTCTCCATTTGCTTGCTTTCGAAGCCGTGCCTCAGCTCTTGGCTAGAATTCCTGATGCAGCCAACACAGCTACTTTTTTGGAGGTCCCTTCGGCTTGTGCGACCACTGTTGTTATCCTCAAGACAAAAGACATTGTCGATGTCGAAGCAGAACCAGATGTAAGATAATTCTCTCTCATATTATTGCCAACATTTCTGCTATCTGTAAGATTTATTCATTGATCTGTTCTATCTCGCTTCGTATGTTACCGTACACTTCAGCCTCCTCCCAGAAGCCGAGCGCCACCTGTGGTTGGACGAGGTCGAAGACTTGCAAGTAACTCGTTTGGTACACCGCCTTAGTTCTGGCCATACATTTACTACTGAAGATGCCCGTACTCGAGGAAAACAACCCGAAAATGCCCCTCTTCCACCGGAAGACAAACCTGAAGTTGAACCCATCATCCATCGTAATTTATGGCTGCTGTTGTTGAAGACCTAACATCATCCGAACATAACGAACCCGAGGTCCCTCATCAATTAGGAAGTTGTCCAGACGGTGGGGTGTATGCTTCCTTTGATTTATTTAACTACCCTTGGTACCTTGGCACGCGGAATTTGTTGTTAAGAAGATGCTATGAGGAGGGTAACCCAAGTACTTTTTACGTCAAGGGTGTGGAGTATTTCTACTGGTTAGACCGTCTAGATGAAGGACTTCGTTTGTTAAAGAGAGCAGTAGATGCAGGATACGAGCGAGCGTTGTATACCTATGCAATGACTCGCAAAATTTTATGGGAGGATGAGGAGTACTTTTCTCGTTTCACAAGATAATCTGTTGGTAGAATGGGAATGGTGGATAGAAATGAAGATCCGATATGGTTTAACCGCGAGAACGACCGGTTCATAACAAAGAGGCATTTGTTCATGTCAACAGTCGTCCCCTTGTTTTATAGTTGCCAGTGTTCACCATGCTTGGACCGGGGTTGGGTTCTTTGGTACATTGAACACATCAAGGCTGGAGACATGTGTAATCGCTGCTTCTGGATTAAAGAGGTTGCTCTGTTTCTACGGGATTTTCGGTGTAGCACTGGTTTTCCTGATTTCGACACATGGCAGTAATGCTTCATTGTTATATTACCTTAGCActgcataaataaatataaactgtATGAAACCTCATGTGATGTACGGTTCTTTGGAGCGTAATTTCAAACAAGAAGTGTGCTTAAGACGCCACGGCATTACGTTTTAATTTCTATGGATATTAACGTTTTCCATCTATGACCCACGTTGATGACTTTTGAACGGTCTTAATAACAGTTAAATATCGTTgtcagttttaatttttatgcatATAACGTTCAATAGAtaattgatatcactcaaattaccctaatgagtgatttatactctctcaaataagaggtcgagttgtaatacttagagatcgaatccacatggagctagggcacacaaaagatctaatagttatatgattaagctaggttaatagtttataaagtagtaaatatatatagaaaaacaataaacagtaaacaagttgaacaagactaTTATTCAGCTTGGCAAAGATTTATTTGATGGAAGGATagtttgctagatctagggtttctattcagctAATCaagattataatgatatagaggctaattgttgcttgcaagatattatagaactcaaacaataacaatagtctaccagctctcgcatgtctAGATTATCTATCACTAGATCTAAGAActcagctctcgcatgttgaTCTGTAGAAAATGTCGATcaattattctataggaatatcgatcgatatacctttcacaatatcgatcgattaatctattggatcatcgatcgatatctctTCTAGTAAGATTTACGATCGGGTTGaatatgtgttcactaaggttcctaaatcaactctcgtatgtttctagcaatcctagctcaatagaatccagttcagagaaaagaccaagcgatgacattgtgcctaatgattctaagatcatggttctagttcatgactctagaacacaagcagtaagaacaatcctatgatgaatatcacaacttagtaGTTCTATATTTtaggctaatccctcataacctatctgaacccaaaacctaacaggtggatctattcagacatgaagtttgtcacagaaatcatggatagaatagatgaaattgcaatagatataaaaaccaaagacaatgaagttccaggaggactctgaaggagttcctcctttctctcctaactaagaacaatgaattaaagaaatcttagatagcgtagccgttaacaatggcttataaataacataaatagagtttctggtcgtccaagggtattttggtaacttggtgtggcttctgggcttcaAAAGATCTTGAAATATGCTTTACCCACGTTCTGGGATCACTGttgatcgacaccaatgctgtgttatcgatcgacagtcctttaTCTCCTCGACAACTTCCTCTtacgaggcagactgaccactcttcagtaaaaagGGCATAACTTCTGATAcatgatgctgattgacctcaaaccggtggcattgcaAAGCTAACTCAATGCTACAttttgtgtcaaaagatgggctcaatctaattGTTGGAAgttctccatccatagctaaacaactgatgcgtctgtgcagttctgcacctcaaaagactccaagatcaccatatttctccagaacgtacctgaacctgtaaatactctaaatagactctatatagtagtaaatatatattaaaacacttatagaccatggctgaaagtaggtaaaatccatggtctatcaactccctcagacttacccttttgcttgtcgtCAAGCAAAACACACATGTAATCTCTCTGAAataggtttgaaaacagcagagactcacatgatttaaaaaacttagaatcatcacctctaaaatattgcaatccacatctaagaagtcctaatcacaaaagcacattataccatatcctaacttagcaaccaaattcacctagccaacaacttagcaaatcatgtctgacattcccctctaccaacctcatttctaaacataaataaaagtgcaggttttatcttgggagtatcgatcacagaatgcaaggattttcaaacaagtatctggatctgcaggtaaaagttagttcatatcttttctctgtactaatttctctctttagtcaaagtctgcttatattgcaagacatgcttccatgaatcaagccttaatggtggttgccaccaagtcctgttcacttctttttgacctatatccaagaattcatgtgaatcgaaccttgatgattgccgccaccaagtcccgtttgaattctttttgttggaattcttatgaagcaaaccttaatggttgtagccaccaagtacTGTTtggattccacctaactaacacctattatatatatatatatatattttttttctttttctttctttctttttcgtttttttttttgaaaataaatatttctacatataaatctagggtcgaaatagagagaaaaaaaatgataaatctacacaaagctttaccttccagacttgtttgaagaatccgatcccatgtataccaagccccaagacaagcagttgtgtcaggtttagtgttggaggccagctttggttccttcaaacaatctcagcaagtgtgaatagttgacagattgatccactttagtatctttagtactatctgcaatcagtaaatctagaatggtgctaaagagtggttagataacgagcaaaaaatcaaataagttcattatcctcttcttgactcaataaaactcttttgaaaacatttttataagacTCATGGacacactaatatcagtaaacatccccccagacttaaattacactgtctcCAGTGTATAtatagtcggagttatggtgagaaataatcataagtaaataatttaacaagtaagaacgatgacctgctcagtgtcgatcgacaaaaTGAAGTGACAATCGATCGTTGTTGATGAACTGCTGTCGACTGATAGCGACATGGTCTCAACGGTTGATGGCTAGAGCAATCATTGAACACAATGAAGAGACAATCGATCGTTGGATCTGAAGTGCTGTCTATAGATATCGAgctggtctcatcggtcgatatgCTGaggaatcgtctactcggaacttttttttttggttttttttttctaaatagctaactaaaacacaatattagtagaacctcccccGGACTTAAACAACACTGTGACCAGTGTTATACAATCTAAGATTGGTGGGGAAATAAACcataaggacaatatttaacaaggtGAAACGTTATGTCTGATCGCTAATggtgagcgtcgatcgacacagttaagtggctATCGATCGATACTCGTGATGCTCTATCGACCGACAATGGCCTGTTGTCGTCGATCGCTTCTGATATATCAACTCTTCTTCCTTGGATCTTTTTCCTTTTACCTATCataaacaaaacactaaaagtcagtaaaaaataactaataaaacataacttttttttccGATGAACAGTGTTCTGCTACAGGCTGCTACTGTAACTCCCGGTTTtctgctacagtgtcgatcgatttgtttgctatagtgtcgatcgatttccttgctacagtgtcgatcgatttgtttgctatagtgtcgatcgattttcttgctacagtgtcgatcgatgctacagTGTTGATCGACTCTACAGTGCCTCTGCTACAGTGTATTTGCTACAGTATCGTCGTTACTgttcatccttttttttttgacctgcataaaaataaaacaaaaattagtaaCAATCTAGCATAAACTGaatgaaattacctaatagtggtttgcctcccactcagcgctttgttgtagtcatttagcttgacttggGAGATCTGATCTAGTGTGGATGAGGAAGAGAACTCGCTCCAAAACAAGTCTCAGTTTCTACTCTCTGAAGCTTTATAATTCTTGTGTGAAAGTCTCCTCCAtagactcttctcctttgtctatcatctcagcaataagGAGTGCTCACACCTTTGCAAATTGCTTTGCGAAGCATCTGCTACGCACTCTAGATTTCCTGAAACCATCTGAGAAGTGAGGAATCAATGATAACTGAGAATCACCCAtgatcctttttctcttcttccaattcctcctcttctttaccccagacttgtctgatcgcGTAGTGGTATCTCCTTCCCTAAGATTTCCACACACATCGAACTCCTTCTGCTCTGATATGCatccagtgtcgatcgatggagaagtGATGGTGTTGATCGATGCTGGTTTGTTGGTGTCGTTCGATGGTATCCGgccggtgtcgatcgatgatgctTCTGTTGGGCCCTTATCGACTTCatctctaaatcacaacccTTTCTGAGAAGCTTCTACGTGCTGATGATCATCCAATACCTCAATGTAAGAATTGAACTGCATACTTCTATCAGGTGGAATAGGAGATTCAGCTTCAAAAACAGTGCATGGAACCACAATCTTCACAGGATCATGTATCCTtttcactcttttgtgaaacccAGCAGCTTCTTCTGTCCAGATATGTGATCTCTGATGTTTAGAGACAGTAAGGTGTGAGGCCTTAGACATGTACATCCTCTCCTCAATTGGTTCCATCTCAATTATGCAACCTGGCGGAACGTCTAGCAAtgggcatcgatcgatattaggtgggtggtgtcgatcgataagtggttggcggtgtcgatcgatgtcgggtgaGTGTGGATCGATGATGTGgggtggttgtcgatcgatctcattaggttggtgtcgaccgatgctaGCCTTTGAAGTTTCCAGATCTCTTCTAGAAGTATGCTgatcgtcatcaagcttcttcttcaaatttTGATCCATATCTTCAAGCCATTCCTCCAGCTCTAAGGAGTCTTCCATGGTGATTTCTCTATCTACatcgtcgatcgacgttgaggttGTGATGTCGATCGACGTTTAGGTTATGCCATCGTTCGACATTGAGTTCGTGCCGTCtatcgacgttgaggtcgtgctGTCGGTCGACAATGAGGTCGTGCTGTCGGTCGACAATGAAGTCCTGCCGTCTGTAGACGTTGAAGTCCTACCGTCTGTAGACGTTCAGGTCCTGCCGTCGGTAGACATTGAGGTCGAGTATTCAGTACCAACTTCCTCTACTCTGCTCAACTCTCCAACACATGTTGTCATCCCTTTTTGCCATAATGTCGTCGAGCAGCTGTATTGGAATCATATACTCCTCATCTAACGATGCCAAGAACCTGTCCCATTTATCattcttctccttttctcgagttgcttcatcatcatcaagaaATTTGTAAAGGAAGGCTCTTTCAATATCATCCCAGCTAGTTAGGGATCCTGGTTGCAGTTTACTGAACCATCTGAATGTATCCCCAGAGATAGAATAGGGGAAGATCTTGCAGAGCATGTGGTATTCAGACACTACATTCTGCTCACTCCTTGACACGAGATCCTCAAGCTCTTCGATGTGGTTTCTAGGATCTTGGTGAGGAAGAACCTGGAAGGGGTCTTGACCTACCCAATCATACCACTCTCGGCTCAGGTCAAAGTAATTCATCTCAGCAACATCAATCACATCAGGGATCACAGCACCCTGAGCATTAATCAACTGTCCTGCGCTATTGCGAGTGCGACCTTCTTCGTCTCTCAACATCCCATTCTCGTCGACTTTAAGTGTGAGCACTTCGATCTTCTCTGTCTCCCCGCAAGTGGTATTGTTTGTCACCGGATGAACAGTGTTCAGATGAACAGTGCCCAAGTGAACAGTGCCTAGGTgaa
This region of Brassica napus cultivar Da-Ae chromosome C5, Da-Ae, whole genome shotgun sequence genomic DNA includes:
- the LOC106398801 gene encoding uncharacterized protein LOC106398801, whose protein sequence is MDSTAPKSPPVEAVDDDSSTQLPTRLFAPGFFPTGLRLNIYSKANVIGAVASALAGSADMDVLLRPQFGRLFHLPVARCQNSTKLIGSLLCRQLITTQKYGTFDVEDSDSEETASSIMWQKLFNTTVGDITVAQVPEMLRNPFLASWKRLRLALIALVDGVLWCTNKTLKLTPKYVKMLTDVPSFLNYPWGRLSFVYTLSCFLPPPVSKDIPDPQHELRIRLSQQTTACYGFPLALHLLAFEAVPQLLARIPDAANTATFLEVPSACATTVVILKTKDIVDVEAEPDVR